The Novosphingobium terrae genome has a window encoding:
- a CDS encoding peptidylprolyl isomerase, with protein MKEPDGTVQTMPFNAAARRPSLAALALLGALVPALPGQAAPASPPPPTKAVSASDVVKAAPASDWTAIAPQDLLVMELAPDARGHPRQVMIQLIPAPFSQGWVGNLRKLAAAHWWDGLSVYRVQDNWVAQWGDGDNEDKVKARPLPAGLAKVDESQYTIVGPTQENLLQTVSIAGRSRWLFDAFAPHTDFDHGWPVGLDQGRTWPTHCYATVGVARDLSPDTGSGAELYAVIGQPPRQLDRNIAVVGRVIEGIEHLSSLPRAPGNGVYKDAADRTPILSVRLASELSADQQPHFEFLSTESVSFARYADLRAHRHDDFLKVAATGADICSIPVPIRRHPAS; from the coding sequence GTGAAAGAGCCTGACGGCACAGTGCAGACCATGCCTTTCAACGCCGCAGCCCGCCGCCCTTCGCTTGCCGCTCTTGCCCTGCTGGGCGCCTTGGTCCCGGCGCTGCCGGGTCAGGCCGCGCCCGCCTCACCGCCGCCGCCAACCAAAGCCGTGAGCGCCAGCGATGTCGTCAAGGCAGCTCCGGCCAGCGACTGGACCGCCATCGCCCCGCAGGATCTGCTGGTGATGGAGCTGGCGCCCGATGCCAGGGGGCACCCGAGGCAGGTCATGATCCAGCTGATCCCTGCGCCTTTCTCGCAAGGCTGGGTGGGCAATCTGCGCAAGCTGGCCGCCGCCCATTGGTGGGACGGGCTTTCGGTCTATCGCGTGCAGGACAATTGGGTCGCGCAATGGGGCGATGGCGACAATGAGGACAAGGTGAAGGCCAGACCTCTGCCCGCAGGTTTGGCGAAGGTGGATGAAAGCCAATACACCATTGTGGGACCCACACAGGAAAACCTGCTCCAAACAGTTTCCATTGCCGGTCGGTCCCGCTGGCTGTTCGACGCCTTTGCCCCACACACCGACTTTGATCACGGCTGGCCCGTCGGTCTGGATCAGGGCCGCACATGGCCCACCCATTGCTACGCCACGGTCGGCGTCGCCCGCGACCTCTCGCCCGACACCGGCTCCGGCGCGGAACTCTATGCCGTCATCGGCCAGCCGCCCCGCCAGCTCGATCGCAACATCGCCGTGGTGGGCCGGGTGATCGAGGGCATCGAACACCTCTCATCCCTCCCCCGCGCCCCGGGCAATGGCGTCTACAAGGATGCCGCCGACCGCACGCCGATCCTCTCGGTGCGCCTCGCCAGCGAACTCTCCGCCGATCAGCAGCCGCATTTCGAATTTCTCTCCACCGAAAGCGTCAGCTTCGCCCGCTACGCCGATCTGCGCGCACACCGGCATGATGATTTCCTGAAAGTCGCCGCCACCGGCGCCGACATCTGCTCGATCCCCGTGCCCATCCGCCGTCATCCCGCAAGCTGA